The following proteins come from a genomic window of Nostoc sp. ATCC 53789:
- the mfd gene encoding transcription-repair coupling factor — protein sequence MSFSSIVRALARSPLTTEFISKLNRQQELRLNGISRLPKGLVASALAQSQGKNLFVVCATLEEAGRVYAQLEAMGWQTVHFYPTSEASPYEPFDPETEMSWGQMQVLADLSMGNGEWGMGNGEENQIPIPNSQLPKMAIVATQGALQPHLPPPEAFGEFCLTLKRGMELDLNAFSEKITILGYERVPLVEMEGQWSRRGDIVDVFPVSSEFPVRLEWFGDEIEQMREFDPATQRSALDKVDQLILTPTSFAPIVMAALKSAELRVVSAELNPDSELSTENSSLLEGSRRFLGLAFEQPASLLNYLSENTLIAIDEPEQCHAHSDRWVENAEEQWGVGNRELGIGNGEESTPTPLTLPKIHRSFDECLADIAKFKTLYLSELSEENSGINLSSRSLPVTPHQFAKLAETIRQERDRNFSIWLLSAQPSRSVSLLQEHDCPAQFIPNPRDYQAIDKLQINHIPIALKYSGLAELEGFILPTYRIVIVTDREFFGQHSLATPGYIRKRHKATSKQVDPNKLRPGDYVVHRNHGVGKFVKLESLTINNETRDYLAVQYADGLLRVAADQVGALSRFRAGGDKAPELNRMTGKAWENTKNKVRKAIRKLAVDLLKLYAARSQQQGFSFPSDMPWQEELEDSFPYQPTTDQLKAVQDVKRDMESDRPMDRLVCGDVGFGKTEVAIRAIFKAVTAGKQVALLAPTTILTQQHYHTLKERFAPYPVNVGLLNRFRSAEERRDIQKRLATGELDVVVGTQQLLGKGVMFRDLGLLVVDEEQRFGVNQKEKIKSLKTQVDVLTLSATPIPRTLYMSLSGIREMSLITTPPPTRRAIKTHLSPINSESIRSAIRQELDRGGQVFYVVPRVDGIEETTANLREVIPGARFAIAHGQMDESELESTMLTFSNGDADILVCTTIIESGLDIPRVNTILIEDAHRFGLAQLYQLRGRVGRAGIQAHAWLFYPKQRQLSDAARQRLRAIQEFTQLGSGYQLAMRDMEIRGVGNLLGAEQSGQMDAIGFDLYMEMLEEAIREIRGQEIPKVEDTQIDLNLTAFIPADYITDLDQKMSAYRAVATAKSKSELNQIAAEWSDRYGSLPVPANQLLRVMELKQLAKKLGFSRIKPEQKQHVVLETPMEEPAWNLLAANLPDNLKTRFVYSPGKVTVRGLGVFKADQQLQNLIDAFGRMQGAIPEAAVV from the coding sequence ATGTCATTTTCTTCTATTGTGCGTGCCTTAGCGCGATCGCCGCTCACCACTGAATTTATTTCTAAGCTAAACCGACAACAAGAATTGCGGTTAAATGGCATTTCTCGATTGCCCAAGGGTTTGGTTGCTTCGGCATTAGCCCAGTCTCAGGGTAAGAATTTGTTCGTAGTTTGCGCCACACTGGAAGAAGCTGGACGAGTTTATGCACAACTGGAGGCAATGGGATGGCAAACAGTACATTTTTATCCCACCTCCGAGGCTTCTCCCTACGAACCTTTTGACCCGGAAACTGAGATGAGTTGGGGGCAAATGCAGGTATTGGCGGATTTAAGTATGGGGAATGGGGAATGGGGAATGGGGAATGGGGAAGAAAACCAGATTCCAATTCCTAATTCTCAGTTACCCAAGATGGCAATTGTGGCTACTCAAGGGGCACTGCAACCACATTTGCCACCACCAGAAGCTTTTGGGGAATTCTGTCTTACCCTAAAGCGGGGGATGGAATTAGACTTAAATGCCTTCAGTGAGAAAATCACGATTCTGGGGTATGAACGAGTACCTCTGGTGGAAATGGAAGGACAATGGAGCCGACGGGGTGATATTGTTGATGTTTTCCCAGTTTCATCTGAGTTTCCAGTCAGGTTGGAATGGTTTGGCGATGAAATCGAGCAAATGCGGGAATTTGACCCTGCAACCCAACGTTCCGCACTCGATAAAGTTGACCAGTTAATTCTTACCCCCACTAGCTTTGCTCCTATCGTCATGGCGGCACTGAAGAGTGCTGAGTTGCGAGTGGTGAGTGCTGAGTTAAATCCTGACTCTGAACTTAGCACTGAAAACTCATCATTGTTGGAGGGTAGTCGTCGCTTTTTGGGGTTGGCTTTTGAGCAACCAGCATCTCTGCTAAATTACCTATCAGAAAATACCTTGATTGCTATTGATGAGCCAGAACAGTGCCATGCTCATAGCGATCGCTGGGTCGAAAATGCTGAGGAACAATGGGGAGTAGGGAATAGGGAACTGGGAATAGGGAATGGGGAGGAATCTACCCCCACTCCCCTAACATTGCCGAAAATTCACCGATCGTTTGATGAGTGTTTGGCTGACATTGCCAAATTTAAAACACTATATTTATCGGAACTGTCAGAGGAAAATAGTGGGATCAATCTTTCAAGCCGATCGCTTCCAGTCACGCCACACCAGTTTGCTAAACTAGCTGAAACCATCCGTCAAGAACGCGATCGCAATTTCTCAATCTGGCTACTTTCTGCTCAACCTTCGCGTTCTGTATCGCTGTTGCAAGAACATGATTGTCCAGCCCAGTTTATCCCCAATCCCCGCGACTACCAAGCGATAGATAAGCTGCAAATTAACCATATTCCTATAGCCCTAAAATATTCTGGTCTTGCGGAACTGGAAGGTTTTATTCTGCCAACATACCGAATAGTAATCGTTACAGATCGGGAATTTTTTGGGCAGCATTCCTTGGCGACTCCCGGCTATATCCGCAAGCGCCACAAAGCTACTTCTAAACAAGTTGATCCCAATAAGCTCCGTCCAGGCGATTATGTAGTTCACAGAAATCATGGTGTTGGCAAATTTGTCAAGCTGGAAAGTTTGACAATTAATAACGAAACCCGTGATTATTTAGCGGTGCAGTATGCTGATGGGTTACTCAGAGTTGCCGCCGATCAAGTGGGTGCTTTATCTCGGTTTCGCGCCGGAGGTGATAAAGCACCGGAACTCAACAGGATGACTGGTAAAGCTTGGGAAAATACCAAGAATAAAGTCCGCAAAGCCATCAGAAAATTGGCGGTGGACTTGTTGAAACTGTATGCAGCGCGATCGCAACAACAAGGTTTTAGCTTTCCAAGTGATATGCCTTGGCAGGAGGAATTAGAGGATTCTTTCCCTTACCAACCCACAACGGATCAGCTCAAAGCTGTACAAGATGTCAAACGCGACATGGAAAGTGATCGCCCAATGGATCGCTTAGTTTGTGGCGATGTCGGTTTTGGAAAGACGGAAGTGGCGATTCGTGCTATTTTCAAAGCAGTCACCGCCGGTAAACAAGTGGCACTCCTTGCGCCAACGACAATTTTAACACAGCAGCATTACCATACACTCAAAGAGCGTTTTGCACCTTACCCCGTGAATGTCGGTTTGCTCAACCGTTTTCGTTCGGCTGAAGAACGCCGCGATATTCAAAAGCGATTGGCAACGGGTGAACTAGATGTAGTTGTTGGTACACAGCAACTTTTGGGTAAAGGCGTGATGTTCCGGGATTTAGGACTGTTGGTTGTGGATGAAGAACAGAGGTTTGGGGTAAACCAGAAAGAAAAAATTAAAAGCCTGAAAACTCAAGTGGACGTGCTTACCCTCTCCGCCACACCCATTCCCCGGACTTTGTATATGTCCTTGTCGGGAATTAGGGAAATGAGTTTAATTACTACACCACCCCCAACTCGACGAGCGATTAAAACCCATCTGTCACCGATAAATTCTGAAAGTATCCGCAGTGCAATTCGTCAAGAATTAGATAGAGGTGGACAAGTTTTTTATGTAGTTCCGCGAGTGGACGGGATTGAAGAAACCACAGCCAATTTACGAGAAGTGATCCCAGGAGCTAGATTTGCGATCGCTCACGGTCAAATGGATGAAAGCGAGTTAGAATCAACCATGCTCACTTTCAGCAATGGTGATGCAGACATCCTCGTTTGTACGACAATTATTGAATCTGGCTTAGATATTCCGCGAGTCAACACCATTTTGATTGAAGATGCTCATCGCTTTGGTTTGGCACAACTGTATCAATTACGCGGTCGTGTGGGGCGTGCAGGTATCCAAGCTCATGCTTGGTTATTTTATCCTAAGCAACGGCAATTATCTGATGCGGCACGGCAAAGATTACGAGCAATTCAAGAATTTACTCAGCTAGGTTCTGGATATCAGCTAGCGATGCGCGACATGGAAATTAGAGGCGTGGGTAACTTGCTAGGTGCAGAACAATCCGGTCAAATGGATGCCATCGGCTTTGATTTATACATGGAAATGCTAGAAGAAGCAATTCGGGAAATCCGAGGACAAGAAATTCCGAAAGTGGAGGATACCCAGATTGACCTTAACCTGACGGCATTTATCCCAGCAGATTATATTACCGATTTGGATCAAAAAATGAGTGCTTATCGGGCGGTGGCAACAGCTAAATCAAAATCAGAATTAAATCAGATTGCAGCCGAGTGGAGCGATCGCTATGGTAGTTTACCAGTACCTGCAAATCAACTTTTGCGAGTCATGGAACTCAAACAGCTAGCCAAAAAGCTCGGATTTAGCCGCATTAAGCCAGAACAAAAGCAGCACGTGGTTTTAGAAACACCGATGGAAGAACCAGCTTGGAATTTGTTGGCGGCGAATTTACCAGACAATCTCAAGACGCGCTTTGTGTATTCTCCAGGTAAAGTGACGGTGCGCGGGTTAGGAGTTTTTAAAGCAGATCAACAATTGCAGAATTTGATTGATGCTTTTGGGAGAATGCAAGGTGCGATTCCAGAGGCTGCTGTTGTTTGA
- a CDS encoding DUF29 domain-containing protein — MASASLYETDFYAWTQEQVSLLCNEQWSQIDLQNLIEEIQSLGKQQRQELRNHLSVLIGHLLKWQYQPQRRSRRWLATVRIQRLDIAELLEDNPSLKPYLEEALRKAYLKGVELAVGETDLPKRTFPVESPYSLVEIVDYDFYPGEPSKLLDESEY, encoded by the coding sequence ATGGCTTCAGCAAGCCTCTACGAAACTGATTTTTACGCTTGGACGCAGGAACAAGTTAGTTTACTTTGCAATGAGCAGTGGAGTCAGATTGATCTGCAAAATCTAATTGAGGAGATTCAATCTTTGGGTAAACAGCAACGTCAAGAACTGCGAAACCATCTAAGTGTGTTGATTGGACATTTACTAAAATGGCAGTACCAGCCTCAACGCCGTAGCCGTCGTTGGTTAGCAACAGTTCGTATTCAACGCTTAGATATTGCTGAACTGCTTGAAGACAATCCTAGCCTCAAACCTTACCTTGAAGAAGCACTTCGCAAAGCCTACCTTAAAGGTGTCGAATTGGCTGTTGGAGAAACAGATTTGCCCAAACGGACTTTTCCGGTAGAGTCTCCTTACAGTTTAGTAGAGATTGTGGACTATGATTTCTACCCCGGTGAACCAAGCAAGTTACTAGATGAATCAGAGTATTAA
- a CDS encoding NUDIX hydrolase, with the protein MNKAGEIRVIALGLIRDGERIFVSEGYDPVKQETFYRALGGGVDFGEASHAALKREFQEEIQADLTNIKYLGCIENLFTFNGRQGHEIIQLYQCDFVDSKFYQLESLIFSESQHHKHKALWIDISRFKSGELRLVPEVFFEYL; encoded by the coding sequence ATGAATAAAGCAGGTGAAATTAGGGTAATAGCCTTGGGGCTAATTCGGGATGGAGAACGCATATTTGTTTCTGAAGGCTATGATCCCGTAAAGCAAGAAACATTTTATCGGGCTTTAGGCGGTGGTGTTGATTTTGGCGAAGCCAGCCACGCCGCCTTAAAACGAGAGTTTCAAGAGGAAATTCAGGCAGACTTAACGAATATTAAATATCTAGGTTGTATAGAGAACCTGTTTACATTTAATGGTAGGCAAGGTCATGAAATCATTCAGCTTTATCAATGTGACTTTGTTGATTCAAAATTTTATCAACTGGAAAGTCTAATTTTTTCAGAATCACAACATCATAAACATAAAGCGTTATGGATAGATATCTCTCGCTTTAAATCTGGTGAATTACGATTAGTTCCTGAAGTATTTTTTGAATATTTATAA
- a CDS encoding DUF3531 family protein gives MEIQFREINPFDMWIWLKFSTNPSAREKQYVEEVFNSWFYLGKLGAFNAENLQVQDTGLDISYMNYDEQGYDKSLLALMHNIGEFEYEGQWGRCWFDLGTSDAIALDILINALTQLSQEYVTIEELYIGGENPDWPIEDSESRPQSIYDN, from the coding sequence ATGGAAATTCAGTTCCGCGAGATTAATCCTTTTGATATGTGGATTTGGCTGAAATTCAGTACAAATCCTTCTGCACGTGAAAAACAGTATGTAGAAGAAGTTTTCAATTCCTGGTTTTATCTAGGTAAATTGGGCGCATTTAACGCAGAGAATCTTCAGGTGCAGGACACTGGACTCGATATCAGCTACATGAATTATGATGAGCAAGGGTATGACAAAAGCTTGCTAGCACTGATGCACAACATTGGTGAGTTTGAATATGAGGGACAGTGGGGACGTTGTTGGTTTGACTTAGGAACCAGTGATGCGATCGCATTAGATATCTTAATCAACGCTCTCACCCAGCTAAGTCAGGAATACGTCACCATTGAAGAATTGTACATCGGTGGCGAAAATCCAGATTGGCCTATTGAGGATAGCGAAAGTCGTCCTCAGTCTATTTATGATAATTAG
- a CDS encoding Sll0314/Alr1548 family TPR repeat-containing protein, whose product MTKRFSSPRLLVPTRLNAFAQTAFGAAFAFGVVPWAIALNLWVNPSLAGDPFRNNEPHQIGDQTEAAFKAIFQQGNYPAAERYLEQAISKEPNEPLAYAMKASLAYGNKDWAKLATYSQKTLETGQKLVPNDPLRGNLYTAVGHFLEGAIIITREGTVNGVPQAFSRLRQVYEYLDKAEAISANDPELNLIKGYMDLLLAVNLPFASPDQSIGRLEKNAAPGYLVDRGIALAYRDLKRYPQALEYVNRAIKTTSDNPEIYYLKAQILKELGQKEKSQQMIREAITNFDKALTKKSQLPSDLVKQIESERKNAASLNNP is encoded by the coding sequence ATGACTAAAAGGTTTTCTTCGCCTCGATTACTAGTGCCAACCAGACTTAATGCTTTTGCTCAGACTGCTTTTGGTGCTGCGTTCGCCTTTGGCGTTGTCCCTTGGGCAATCGCACTTAATCTGTGGGTAAATCCCTCTCTGGCTGGCGATCCGTTTCGCAATAACGAACCTCATCAAATTGGCGACCAAACAGAAGCAGCTTTTAAAGCGATTTTCCAGCAGGGTAACTATCCAGCAGCAGAGCGTTATTTAGAACAAGCAATATCTAAAGAACCAAATGAACCTCTAGCTTATGCGATGAAGGCATCTTTGGCATACGGAAATAAGGATTGGGCTAAACTTGCCACCTACAGTCAGAAAACTCTAGAAACCGGACAAAAACTGGTTCCCAACGATCCATTGCGTGGTAATTTATACACTGCTGTTGGTCATTTTTTAGAAGGAGCAATAATTATCACCCGTGAGGGTACAGTCAACGGTGTGCCGCAAGCTTTTAGTAGGCTGCGGCAAGTTTATGAATATTTAGATAAAGCCGAAGCAATTTCTGCCAACGATCCAGAACTGAATTTAATCAAGGGTTATATGGATTTGTTGTTGGCGGTTAATTTGCCTTTTGCTAGTCCCGATCAGTCAATTGGACGCTTAGAAAAAAATGCCGCTCCTGGGTATCTCGTTGATCGCGGTATTGCTCTTGCTTACCGGGATTTAAAAAGGTATCCGCAGGCACTAGAATATGTCAACCGCGCGATCAAAACCACATCCGATAATCCAGAAATTTATTATCTCAAAGCCCAAATCCTGAAAGAACTGGGGCAAAAAGAAAAAAGCCAGCAGATGATTCGGGAAGCGATCACTAATTTTGACAAAGCATTAACTAAAAAATCCCAACTCCCAAGCGATTTAGTCAAACAAATTGAGAGTGAACGCAAAAATGCTGCTAGCCTTAACAATCCTTAG
- a CDS encoding energy-coupling factor ABC transporter ATP-binding protein: protein MLYLRNVNYHPTACPTAILKSINLELAPQQLGLIIGPSGSGKSTLLEILSGLAEPTTGALFWREQELVAEQLQQLAGLVFQFPERHFCGGSILEELRLGHPELGSERVRQALTEVGLEHLSLSAAPHALSGGQQRRLALAVQLIRQPNLLLLDEPTAGLDWSMRRQLVNLLAKLKQDWTLLVVTHDAGDLLAIADRCWTLNHGELQSVDPKTLESKVKEPLPSV from the coding sequence ATGCTCTATCTCCGAAATGTAAATTATCACCCCACAGCGTGTCCAACAGCGATTCTTAAATCGATCAACTTGGAATTAGCACCCCAGCAGCTAGGTCTGATTATCGGCCCCAGTGGTTCTGGAAAAAGTACTTTATTAGAAATTTTGTCAGGATTAGCCGAACCCACTACTGGCGCACTCTTCTGGCGGGAACAAGAACTTGTAGCCGAACAGCTACAACAATTAGCTGGGTTGGTATTTCAGTTTCCAGAACGGCACTTTTGTGGTGGTTCGATTTTAGAAGAATTGCGTTTAGGACATCCTGAGTTAGGGTCAGAACGAGTTAGACAGGCCCTGACTGAGGTGGGATTAGAACATTTATCACTTTCTGCTGCTCCCCATGCTTTGAGTGGTGGTCAACAGAGGCGTTTAGCTTTAGCAGTGCAATTGATTCGCCAGCCAAATTTATTGTTATTGGATGAACCCACTGCTGGGTTAGATTGGTCAATGCGTCGGCAACTGGTAAATTTATTAGCAAAACTGAAACAAGATTGGACGCTATTGGTAGTAACACACGATGCTGGGGATTTGTTAGCGATCGCAGATCGTTGCTGGACACTCAACCACGGCGAACTACAATCAGTAGACCCAAAGACATTAGAATCCAAAGTCAAAGAACCTCTACCATCGGTATGA
- the rsmG gene encoding 16S rRNA (guanine(527)-N(7))-methyltransferase RsmG, whose protein sequence is MTNLLPEMAEIWQQTLNWQPTVQQQGQFQKLYELILEGNRQLNLTRITDPQEFWEKHLWDSLRGILPVLSGNLPLASPNIIDIGTGAGFPGVPVAMTVPNCTITLLDSTQKKITFLDNILTELALTNTKTLVGRAEEIGQYYKHRMAYDIALIRAVGAVSVCAEYTLPLLKQGGLAIIYRGNWTKDETTALQNAVKLLGGVIESIEQFTTPLSHSIRHCVYLRKVATTPIQFPRPIGVPTQKPL, encoded by the coding sequence ATGACAAACTTATTGCCTGAAATGGCAGAAATATGGCAGCAAACTCTGAATTGGCAACCAACTGTCCAACAGCAAGGGCAATTCCAAAAGCTTTATGAGTTAATCCTAGAAGGTAATCGTCAACTAAATTTAACTCGCATTACTGATCCCCAAGAGTTTTGGGAAAAACATCTCTGGGATTCTCTACGAGGAATTCTACCCGTATTATCAGGAAATTTACCTCTGGCTTCCCCTAATATCATTGATATTGGTACAGGTGCAGGTTTTCCAGGTGTTCCAGTGGCAATGACAGTACCTAATTGCACAATTACTCTTCTCGATTCCACTCAGAAAAAAATTACTTTTCTCGACAATATATTAACTGAACTTGCCCTTACTAATACTAAAACTCTTGTTGGTAGGGCTGAGGAAATCGGTCAGTACTATAAGCATCGAATGGCTTATGATATTGCACTGATACGCGCTGTAGGGGCGGTTTCTGTTTGTGCAGAATATACCCTACCACTGCTCAAACAGGGAGGTTTAGCCATAATTTATCGCGGTAATTGGACAAAGGATGAAACAACAGCTTTGCAGAATGCTGTGAAGCTGTTGGGTGGCGTTATTGAATCAATCGAACAATTTACAACACCCTTGAGTCACAGCATCCGGCACTGTGTGTATTTGCGTAAGGTAGCCACCACACCAATTCAGTTTCCCCGTCCTATTGGTGTACCTACTCAAAAGCCTCTTTGA
- a CDS encoding superoxide dismutase — protein sequence MAINRRNFLFLLTAGTGAFALDACASAEKSPNGNTATPETTPNTRLNKTSDKPGAIQLPPLAYAYEALEPHIDAKTMQFHHDKHHATYVKNLNAALDKYPELKGKTIEELLQKLDTIPQDIRRTVRNNGGGHVNHSMFWEIMKPKGGGEPTGNIASAINQSFGSFAAFKKQFNEAGASRFGSGWVWLVRNKGGKLEVTTTANQDSPLSTGKYPILGNDVWEHAYYLNYQNRRADYLDAWWNVVNWDEINKRFAAASKLA from the coding sequence ATGGCTATTAATCGACGCAATTTCTTGTTTTTACTTACAGCCGGTACGGGTGCTTTTGCATTAGATGCTTGTGCATCAGCAGAGAAATCTCCCAATGGAAATACTGCAACTCCTGAAACAACACCAAATACAAGACTAAATAAAACATCAGATAAACCAGGTGCTATCCAACTACCGCCTTTAGCTTACGCCTACGAAGCACTTGAACCACACATCGATGCTAAAACGATGCAGTTTCACCATGATAAGCACCACGCAACTTATGTAAAAAACTTGAATGCAGCGTTAGATAAATACCCAGAACTCAAAGGCAAAACTATTGAAGAACTGTTGCAGAAACTTGACACTATACCACAAGATATTCGCAGAACAGTACGCAATAATGGCGGTGGTCATGTGAACCACTCAATGTTCTGGGAAATTATGAAGCCAAAAGGCGGGGGAGAACCAACAGGAAATATAGCCTCTGCAATTAATCAAAGTTTTGGTAGTTTTGCAGCTTTCAAAAAACAGTTTAATGAAGCTGGTGCTAGCCGTTTTGGTAGTGGTTGGGTTTGGCTAGTGCGTAATAAAGGTGGCAAGTTAGAAGTGACAACTACAGCTAACCAAGATAGTCCCTTAAGTACAGGTAAATATCCCATTTTAGGTAATGACGTATGGGAACACGCATATTATCTCAATTACCAAAATCGCCGCGCCGATTATTTAGATGCTTGGTGGAATGTGGTTAATTGGGATGAGATTAACAAGCGTTTTGCAGCAGCCAGTAAACTTGCTTAA